One part of the Bacteroidia bacterium genome encodes these proteins:
- the meaB gene encoding methylmalonyl Co-A mutase-associated GTPase MeaB, whose product MTGRRRNRLRLDEYFQGIIRGDRVILGRAITLIESELKTDRQMARALLDKCMPYTGNAYRIGITGVPGVGKSTFIDAFGEYLIEKGNKVAVLAVDPSSAQSGGSILGDKTRMQFLSQNPKAFVRPSPNSGTLGGVTRKSRESLLLCEASGYEMILVETVGVGQSELAVKEMTDFFLLLMLPNAGDELQGIKRGIMEMADAIFVNKADGDFQEAAQRAKTRYSQAMRLMHSNRSTLVPVMTGSGLHKTGLDICLNHLQQFREQELKSGGWSNRRKGQAKKWLKDRIENYILDSFWEDPQMRNALTEAEKSLDNFDRSPDSLAEEIISRWREK is encoded by the coding sequence ATGACTGGAAGACGAAGAAATCGCTTGCGCCTTGATGAATATTTCCAGGGAATTATTCGTGGAGACAGAGTTATCCTGGGCCGAGCCATTACCCTGATCGAAAGTGAATTAAAGACTGACAGGCAAATGGCCCGAGCTTTATTGGATAAATGTATGCCTTATACAGGCAATGCCTATCGAATAGGGATTACTGGTGTGCCAGGAGTTGGAAAAAGTACCTTCATCGATGCGTTTGGTGAATATTTAATTGAAAAGGGCAATAAGGTTGCAGTCCTGGCAGTAGATCCATCCAGTGCACAATCCGGAGGAAGTATTCTAGGAGATAAGACCCGCATGCAATTCCTTTCCCAAAACCCCAAAGCTTTCGTCAGACCTTCTCCCAATAGCGGTACCCTCGGTGGAGTTACCAGAAAAAGCCGTGAGTCCCTCCTGCTTTGTGAAGCTTCTGGCTATGAAATGATTTTGGTTGAAACCGTGGGAGTCGGACAGTCGGAATTGGCGGTAAAAGAAATGACCGATTTCTTTCTCTTACTCATGCTGCCAAATGCAGGAGATGAACTACAAGGCATTAAGCGGGGAATCATGGAAATGGCCGATGCCATTTTTGTTAATAAGGCAGATGGTGATTTTCAGGAAGCAGCCCAAAGAGCCAAAACCCGATATTCTCAGGCAATGAGGCTCATGCATAGCAACCGATCGACCCTGGTTCCGGTAATGACCGGATCAGGTCTTCATAAAACGGGTTTAGATATCTGCCTGAATCACCTCCAACAATTTAGAGAGCAAGAGCTAAAAAGTGGAGGATGGTCAAATAGAAGGAAAGGTCAAGCCAAAAAATGGCTCAAGGACAGGATAGAAAATTATATCCTGGATAGCTTCTGGGAAGATCCGCAAATGCGGAACGCCCTGACTGAGGCAGAAAAATCTTTAGATAATTTTGACCGCTCACCTGATAGTCTGGCAGAGGAAATCATCTCACGTTGGAGAGAAAAATAA
- a CDS encoding DUF2795 domain-containing protein, translating to MYWTLELAVYLEDAPWPATRDELIDYALRSGAPMEVVENLQDLEEENIQYENIEEIWPDYPTKDDFLFNEDEY from the coding sequence ATGTATTGGACACTCGAATTAGCCGTATATTTGGAAGATGCGCCTTGGCCAGCGACTCGCGATGAGTTGATTGACTATGCCTTACGCTCTGGCGCACCGATGGAGGTGGTGGAAAATCTGCAAGACCTTGAAGAGGAAAATATCCAATATGAAAATATAGAGGAGATTTGGCCAGATTATCCCACGAAAGACGACTTCCTTTTTAACGAAGACGAATACTAG